CAATCAAGACTGACTAAATGTAAAGTCATTCTGACATGTATACActtgtttttaaatacattttctaaaaGCAAAATGGATATATTGATGGAAAAGCAGCAGCAAAGAGATTCAGATTGCTCAAAATGTGAAGAATAGCAAAATATTTCTGCAAAAACCAAGGACACATGCAATGTTTCAATGTTTAATCTCGAAATAATAATGCTTATgcattttaattatgcatttaataacGACTGTACTAATTATAGCATGTGTCCTCTTTTATAGCTTACTGTTTTTTAAATTGCTATGGCATTGCCAGTAAATAAGCTTCAAAGTAAGATGCAACAACTCTAAAAGCCAAAGCTGAGGGCAAAAGTTCTCATTGTCAAAATCATCATCGTCATATTGCAGAATAGATGTATTCAGCAATACGTCTGATGACACCgggaggctttttttttttgtcttcattgTGTTGCATCAAGAATGCCCTTAGCACGCCTGAGAGAGCATGAGAGAGTTCTTGTTATGTTCACTTAGAAGGCTTGCTGTTGGCACTTCCAAATCAAGCCCACAGTGCCCCCTGGTGAGAGACAGTGAATCAGCAAAAGAGATAAAAGGTGTGTGTATCATCACTACCACAAAGAAAATGCAACTACTTCTACTTAGGCATCCAAAACACAGTCTCTACTTCTACGACAGATATATTGCATGCTTGCAGAGGAAGAGAGAGGCTGTGTAGCATGTACATCATGTAGGGGACGTCGACAGTTATATATCCATATACATCCACTTATATAGAAAGAGAGGCGACACTGATATCATAAAGTAAAAAGATGATTAAACACTGTGGATGGTTACTTGGTTTTCTTTTTCACCTGGATTGCTCACCATTCACCAGCCCACCCCACTTTTCCCATTCTCTTACTCATTTAAAAGGGGAAAAATGTTACAATCCTAAACAAACAATTAGCAAAATGTATAGTTATACAGTAAACAATGCAGAGGATAgggttaaaaataaacaaacatatatatttatagatttagaCCCTATTTAAATATGGTCCCATAagaaattatattaatgttcaTTAATCACCATCAATattaatgaatttttaaaaatttagtaTAAATACCCATGTATAGTAAATGGACACACATTTAGAAATTTTACCATTGCAGCACAGTCAATTTATCtgattattaaacaattatttatgattataaaacaaatattattcttATGATGtgactaaatatataataataataattttgttgttagtGCTATATTCCAAATCTTCTAAAGCCACACAATTTTGATTATCAGACTGAATTTTATGTCGTTATTCATAGAAAACTTTCATAGATGTAAAATTTAATTCTCCTTTTCTACATTATAGCTTATTTATATCACAAGTTGTGGAATATAGCACATAAAGGAATACTTTTATGACActgttatgttgttttttttccttttaaagaaTAGGATGTTATTGAATGGTGAAAGCAGCCTGGACATTCCGCTAAACATCCCCTTTTGCATTCCACAGCAGCAAAAAAATCatacatgagggtgagtaaatgacggaATTTTCATTTCGCGTTCCTTGAAATGAACTTTGATAGGACCTCAATCTAAAGAATTGAACAAAAAAGTCATTGTTAATTGATGGTTCCAAATTCTGAAAGGGAACTTCTGCTGTCAAAAAGAAAAGAGTTAGTCCGCATGGTATCGGTTGCTCTGATCAAACACCACAACACCAAAGCATGCCGTCGGGGAAACGAAACATTGCAATATTTGTCTGTTCACATCAGGCAGGTTTGAAGaccagaaatacacaaatatgcacaacaacaaaaaaaggcagACACGCATACACGTCCACctgcactaacacacacacacacactccacatccAGAGGGTTACAATAGGGAGAGAAGCAGCCCAGAAACATCAGGCATTGTGCAGCGCCCCCTCCTCTTGGAACAGCTCTTTTGGTTACAACCTTTTCTCTGATTCTGAAATCACTGGATGCTAAAACCTTTCATCTTAACTCTTAAGGATGGCTATGCTCTTAAGTCCTAACTTAAAGATGGGTTCTGGATGGTGACTcgatgactgactgactgacagacacgTGGCCGTGGCCGCGATGCCAGGAATGGAGGAGTAACCAGAGAGAAATGCGGCTCTCTTGGTTTCAGACATGACATGTCATTTAAGACAGAAGAAAGTAGATACAGAAAAAAAGAGCGGAAGAATAGGACGAGAGAATGACAGACGCAGAAAGAGGAAGAGACCGGCCGAGTAAAAAGAGATGCCATTCCTTAACCTCCTTACCGTGTCTTTGGAGGACCTACGTCTCTTGATGCTGGAGGCCAGGGTGGTACTGATGGACCTAAAAGAAGGTTTCTTTTTTGGGTCGCTGTCTGCTCTACCACTTTTCCTATCCTAAAATAAATATACGTAGAACAATTATTCATGTTCTCAGGCTGGTTTTCAACTGCCAAAACCACATCCCCTCGTTCCCCGTTGATACTGTAGGCTAATCTTAAACCCAACGGTCTATAAATGTGATTGAAAGTTTGACTAAAATTGACTAGGAATTGGCAGAGTGCAACAGATTCAGTTGCCTAAAGTGGCAGCACTTTCAAATTTTCAAATTATCTTCCTTGGCATCTGATTTTTTCTATTTCACAAGTGCTTGATCTTAACACTTTGTGGTTTTAGGCACAGAAGAAGCTCGGGATTATTTTGCTCCCTTCCCTCCCACTGTTCACCAAAGGTGCCCCACACGGCTACTCTCTGGCCTCTACAAATGGTACGAAGGTATAGCAAGACTGGGTGTGTTTGTGTAGGAAAAGGTCGAATTAAGGTATTCTTACATCCTGAGTCTCTACAGAGGAAGAGGGCTGCATTGgggaggaaaaaagaaaaataaatgaatatttaaccACTTGCTTTAAAGATCATATGACTTTAAGATCTATAAGCAAAAGCAGAAGGCAGCAAAATGAGCTTGCTGAGGAAATAATGACATCAAAGCCAAGCAATCTgtaaaatcacaaaacaaaacaacactctCTTATAGGGTAGTAGAGCAACCAATAAAATGCCAAAAGAGCACAGGATATGAAATACTACTGCTCAATACATGAATACTTGCATGTACCCCTTTTGAGCGTTATACTTTTTGTAGGGTATAACGGAAATTGACACCACACATCAGGGTTTTGTAACTTGGGTTAAGTGTGGTGTGAATTTCATGTAGAATCATGCAGAGGGCAGTAAGAGCAAGGGTGTGGATAAAGTAAACAAAATGTGGACAAGCATACAGTTGGCTGATGGAAGACTTTGAGATCATCTTTACATTTGTTTTGGTCCTTTAAAAGTTTCTCAGTATCATTTGACCCCTGCTACCAATTATAAATCTACCATTTTGGGACTTACCACAACATCTTTGCTGTTTATAAAGAACTTTGCTAATCAAACATTTCCTgtattatttatatgcatttcaCAAAGGTAAAAAATTCCATTTTTCTGTGATGTGTATTGACTGTCTGTGTATTAGCATGCTGGACCCACGTAGACCATCGGCATGGTGAGAAACAAAATTGGCTGCAAGCCTCCACATAGTATCTCTCGAGAGCACATTCACACTTCATTTAGTTCTGCATCAtccttttttaatgtttctcCTTTGTTTTCTCATTTTCCTGAAGGCAGTGCACGTCTGAATAAACTCTGCTCCAAGAAGCAACCATTAACCACTGTAATACGGGCAGCATGTTTTTGACATCTCTGCTTTTAAGAGGATAACAGAACAGTCCAATGAACAAAACTACAAATTGGGCAGGTTATTCAGAAGTGCAATGTGTGGGTTACACGCAGTTCCCTATATGAAGGTGCAGTACACACAAGTGCAAATGGGGTATTTCAATATGAACATTCATATAGAAGTACACAcgcaaaacatttataatattacacGCAAGCTCAAAAAGATATTACCATCAAACTTGTGTAAATTCCTATGCAGAAAGGAAAAGCTGACAAAAACATTGATATGCAGAGCGATAGCTTTGTATTTAAATCCAATGTTCACTTTTATCTATCATACCTTCTAGACACCAAATTTAAAGTGTATTTGTTCTCCATAGTTTATGCTTGCTTGACCTTTCGGCATAAGAGCCTACATGCATATACATAAAGTGACAATTATACGTGTGAGACAGATGACAGACATTGACAGTAGGTTAACCTGCTCACAAAGACAGGCAACTGTGATCTTACCTTACACTGCCACTGCTGTTTATACTATTGCAGCAGTTCTGACCTTTTGTCATTTTGAATAAAGAGGCAGCTTGAGGCTTTCTTTGCCTCATTTTATCCAACCCCCACCCCACTGGTCCACTTTTTACCAAATATCACAGTCCTACTGCGTAGACCTCCGTGGACTTCCCAGTAGAGGACACAGAGTTGAGCAAGAGTTTTTAGAATAAATTTTGAATGGATTTGTGCTTTCTTGAAGTATTTGCTTCTAGTGTTTTACATCATATTACTGTTTTAAGTGGTATTAACAAAGACTCTTTAAAGTTTAAGGCTGGGACTTCTATTTTATGCTAATGACGCCAATGTTAATTAGTGCTCTGTCCTGTTTATATATTCATCGACCTGTTATATTTAGTATAGCTTGACATATGCTAGCAGTATTTTAATCAACatgaactgattaaaaaaaaattatactttcaTTAATTCAGCAGCTTACATCATCCTCACGGATTGATACTTCAACTAAACTTAATATGCTAAGTGGTTTGAAGCATGCCATGAAAGCAGTTTCATATTTTGATGAATATCTTAGCATCTTAGCTATTTTGAATCTATTGATTGGCGTAGCAAAGATGACTTGGCAATAAGATGAATCAGCTTGTTTTACATACTAAAGATGGAGTCCCAGCCGCACCCACAGCTTGACTCCCTGAGCTTTCCTTATTGTCCTGTTGGGACAGACAAGAAACAGGAGGCTGTTTGAACCAAAACAAGCCTGAATGAGGCTGCTTTTTTGAGCCCAATAAGAAGCCTAGGAACAGGCAATGAAAATAAGATCGTTCACCCATGGGCACCACAACCAAGGACCATTTTTTAGCAAAGGTATGAAAAACAAGTCGCTTTTATGTAAAAGAATTTTCGAGGTCATTCCCTAATCTTCACCATTTTTTGTCACCTGTTGTGTTGTAGAAGAGAACTACCTTACCTGTAGGTTCTTCCTCCAGACATTGACGGCCGCAAAGGCTAGCTGCATCTGCTTCCTGCGGGCGTCTTTATGGCGCTTATATGCAATCTCGATGAAGATAAGGAAGATTCCTGCTGCAATGCCTCCAGCAACTAGCATGAAGACCCCTGTGAAAGAGAGGGATGAATAAGACCATCAGATGAAGTACACTACAATGTTATTTGAATCAACCCATTGAGGAGCTGGAAAGGGTGGAGCCTCTGTGTGATGGAATCCTACATGTATTGCCCATATATTTAAGACCTGCTGAAAACCATGCAAAATGGATGGATGTTAAAGATTAATGAGTTTGTTTAAATTATGGAGACCAACACAGGTGAGCATTAAACTAAAAACAACTAAAAGCATTGGACAAAATAAGGTCCCGATACCTTACCTACTGTACCTTTTTTGTCCAATCTCTTTTAGGTTACTCTGTACCTGAAATGGACCATACCTGCCATATTCTCAAAGGTGAGTGTGGCTGGGGCATTGCTCCTTGAGTCACACTCCTGGTATCTCACCCAGGTTTTATCTAGGTCCTCCATAAAGCCATTCTCATGGGAACTGCAAGGGTAGTGGAGAGCAggaaaaaagttaaaaagttaataaGTTGTTTTTGTTGGAAAGTACCGATAAATCCCACAAAGTTACCACAACCACAaggacatacacacaaacacatatatgtTCCAGCACAGACAACAGAGCAGGGATGGGAGAGGGGAAGTACACAGAGATAGATGAATAAGTATCCAAATGGTGAGATTTTATACAACATGAAACTATACGAAAGCGTACAAAATGCTGCTTCGGCTGGGACAGACCTGAGAATAGCCAGGGACACATTCTGTTTCCAGGGGCTGTCCTTGCGCATGCCTATGCCAAAGCCCGAACGGAAAAACAGCTCTCCCGTGGTCACCAGGTCGCACTTCTGCGAGGCTTCAAACTCCAGCACCGCAGAGTCCCAGATGAAAGCATGCAGCTTGCTGTGGGGCAGGGGGAAGGGAGGAGGACGGGAAGGGTGGGGGGTTACGGTGCAACAGTACAGTGAGAAACAACACACTCGTGGCATCCACCCACAAACCAACCCACCCCACTTGTGCAACTTGTGTTACCAGAAATCTAGACTGCCACCTCATAGGCAAATGAAATCCAATGCCGGACGAGTGGAGCTTTGTCCCCCATTGGATTCCCTCAAAGACGTTTTTGTTGAAAACCTGAAAAAGGTGTTCTTTAGCTTATTGTTAATATTTGTTGTGTGTGGCACATAGCTGGGCCTCTCCTGTGCTGGGCTATGGGCCAGGGTCACAGGTTAGTGCAGTAAGTGCTGACACTGATTAATTTACCTGAGACCTGCGGGCCCAGGACCCTTGTGATCAAGTGACTGATTGACAGACCATAAGGTCAGACCTGCCAGTGTCTACCCATCAGGGACTCACTTGTCCCGAACGGCCTGGATGGCTTCAGCGGCGCTCTCGTAGTTGTGCTTCTCCATGTGGCGGTACATGGTGCTCAGCTCAACTTGTCGCCGGAAGTAAATATCCACCGAACTCTGCTTCACTGTGGCATAGATGAATTTGTCTGATGGGTTCCTCAGCTGAAAAAGCAAACTCATTTTATAAATCTTGAAAACCTTTTCTTTGGTGGTTCAGGTGCAAAGGGAAGCATACCCTTGGGTCGTTGATGCCGGTGATGCGCTCCTCAGGCCGGTCCAACACTAGGAAGGCAGCCAGGTTGGCAGTATAGGATGCTACTATAATCATAGCGAAGCCAGCCCACACCATTCCCAATATTCTTGCTGAAAAACTACGTGGGGCACCTGGACAACATGCAAGTAGTCAAACATATGTCAAATGTCAACTGATTTAATTTGAACATCAACAGAAACAAAGTTTGTCAACACCTTCTCCAATTCCAGAGTTCAACAAGACACCCCAAGAAAACCACATAGCTGAAGATAAGGTGAGggcatcttcttcttcttcttcgctGTTTACTTTAAACCTTCCAAATGGGCTGAGAAAACCAGATGAAAAAAGTGCAAATAATCAAAAAAACATCCACTACAGTAAGTAGTCCTAAAACAAATGCTTTAGCATCCCAATGAAAAACCTATTCCTCTAGTCACATAGCATAGCATCTAGATTGCTAACagcactgagaaattgataacaGCCATAGAAGCAAAGTGAAGAGACAGGGATGACAAGACAAAAAGTAAGAGAAAATAGGACAGGCTCACTGACAATGTAACATGTTTAACACTCTCATGTACTGTGGAGACATCCTGAAAGGTACTGTATGATCCCAATGAGTGAAACAAATCTAAATAGACAGAACAAACAATGTGCAAACATGGCACCCCATGAACACACATAGAAAAGCTAGCATCACTCTCAACCCAACGTCAAGTTGTACCTGAACCGGTCTAATAGGTAAAGCATCACCGCCACCACATGTACCGACAGACCCACCAGTAGCCACAAGGTGCTTTGGAAAGGCTGCATGAATGAGTCCAGTGTACTACGAGGAATTTCCTGAAACACACATGGCATGGTCACTTGTATATATTTAGCTAAATTCATTACCTCAGCACCTGCTTTGATAGATACTAGCAATGCTGATCTTTTTGGCAGTGCTGTGATGATAGAATGTGGTAGTTTGAGTGGTGAAATCATACCTTTTTCACAAGGATAGTGAGTCCCTGGTATTTAAAAGGCTTGGAAAATTCTATGTACTGGGCTCGTTCATTATTGATCGTTAAGGGAGCAACGATCATGTCAGCAAGGCCACCCAGGAGCTCACCCATCATGCCATTCCATTCCTTCTTGTTACTGTTATTTACCTATAtcacaaaatgaaaatacaaagtaATTAGGAATTTTTCATATGGTAATCATGTTGCTTATActtcacacactgtaaaattaTACCTACTCTTTCCTGCGTCCCAAATTTTCCATCTGCCACCAGGTGTACTTCATAGGTAAAGTTCATAGTTAAAGCCAACTTGATCAGAAGGTCAATGCAAAATCCGTAGCAACATTGGGGTACAATTGGGCGTCCTGTAACCAAACCAGAAAAAGTGAAATTTCATTCCATCTTGACAAAATTACAAGTGGAACACTCTATAGTTGGAAAGCCCATCACTCTCTCTCCACTCAACCCTATACTAAAATCATTCACTCGTTTACAGATTGTATGTTTCTCTTTTAGATGGCAGTGCTAGACACCACTGAGGTCTCATTAGttccattttaattaatttagcttttgctctagtctttatttatttatttattttgcaaatgataactgaataaaatattaaaaagctttGGGAATTCATTTTCAATTCATTTATGGTACTTGCCGAATTGAAGTACTGTACTGTAGCCACAACTCTTGTGGTCAGAATGGATGCATTTTCTTGTCTGTTATGAATTCTTGTTATCAACAGCCAGATTGGAGCATTAGCATCTAAAAGAAGTACAATCCTTCCATATTTACTTTCACACTTTACCTGTAGCTTATATAGGCGGCAACACAAGGCACACCCACAGCTGTCACTTTACGCAAAGCAGAATGCTACGATGGAAGCCCAAGCGACACGCACACAAACATAGTTTGCAAACATCCAGCACATGCATCCACGTATGGAATCAAGCAGAAATAGTCACACACttacaacacacatacacacaaaattgACTTTCACCCAACACACATGCCCACAGCCAGAGTCACGCTGGTCACTTGctacattcatacatatataaatacctgctgcatatatatgtatgtatgtatctccAGACGGCGGATGTAGAAAAGCACAGTGACAATATAAACGTCCCTGATGTGTTACCTGGGATGGTCTCATTCGGTCCAGTGCAGATCACCTTTTTAATTAAGACTCCATTGGGTGTGTACTCTTCCTTGCAGGTCCCTTCCAGCGTAGTTGGCTTCACATACACAAAGGGTTCCTGATGAATGGTCACTATCTACAGTAGATGGAAAGGGTTTTGTTCAGCTTTGTGACGTTCGGGTAATTTCGTTAAACTGATTCATGACCCTAATTATTTAGATAAACAATAAGGAACAGTGCACCTTTAATCGAGTAGACATCTGGAATCCTCTCGGTCTCTCTGTTTCACCTCCAGGCCAAATGATCTTCCTTTGTTTGTTCATCACCACCTGATGAAGCAGATAATTATTGGAGGTAATTAACAGGCATAGCTAAAATCTTTGTTCAGTACTCTGAAAACATTTGCCTAGGTTCCAAAAGTGCCATTACACTGTTGGCTTCGATTGTAACAATACCTTTGTCGCCTTGAAAGTTTATTTCttctatataatgtatttttgtatgGCTCACTGGAAGCAATGCAAAATTCAGTACCCATGTcgtgaaattataaattaaacaCCGCGAAAGAAAAGACTCATACTTGTGTTCCATTGTAAATGCCAACTTGAATCAGTCTGCTCTTCTGGTAGTTGAGGATGCTGTAATGAGCATACTTTCTGTCGCCGTCGTCATTGAACTCAACACGTCCTGTTAGGCCCTCTGGGTACTTGGAAGACATCAATACTCTGTGGAGCATAGTCAGTATTGACCTGTGAGTAACTTTTTTTCTATGTGATGCATCAAAAATTGCATAGATGAAATATCATGTGTTGTGACAGTGCTTTTAGATCACTGTGAACATCTGTCTGTGGTTGTCAAAACTATCAAAGAATGAGACGGATGCCCCCTCAAGCAAGCTGCTGAGTAAAATGATAACATCATACAAAATTAAATGCAACTGGTCAGCTGCATGCATGATCTTTGCTAGTACTGGCCTTTTAAAGAGTGGACCGGTCTTCCAGATGTTAGTATTGCCAACGCAACCCCTTGGAGGCTCTGTGATGTTTTCTTTCTCGAAGAGCTCTTGGATGGATTGGGCTACAACAGCAACAGCATCGCTGATGTGTGCCGACTCATTCTTCCCGTTGATTAGCTGGAGGCCAATCAGCCCTAGGTGTTGATGTTAGAAATGAAGCAGTCAGATGTTCACCCTTGGCATTTAGGAGCCCTTTCCAACACAAAAAAACCCATAGGGTCGCCCTTTGAGCCATCATGGGTAAGTGATTCTCAAATCAGACGTCAGATcatgttttgtcaaatttttcCCAACTGATAGctttagccaatcagagtcagcATAGAAATCAAATGCTTTCGTTCTTCACAGGCATACAGCTTGATGCATTTTGCCCAAAATGCAGGCTTTGACCCCTGAGGTTGGATTTACTGAACTGAGCACACAATCGCCAGCTATTCCCAAACTGTGGTAAGTCTTTTCCAATTGGTGAAACAccaactaacacacacacatattgatgAAATATATCAGAATTCAGGTATACTTCATACATAAATCCAACTTCAGCTGAGCTTTTGTTGTTAGAGCAGGGTTTAAAGAAGTTTTACAGTGAAGACTCCACATAAAAGGATAAAACGTGAGCAAGTGTGTTGGGTACAACAACGACAATAGTGtgaaaaacaaaaagtgcaacTTTGTGCAGTGCCTAGGACATAAAAGGCCATTTGTAGCTTACCAATACCACGTCAAAGGCAGGGTTGAAAAACACCCTTTTTAAATTCACGAAAACCAGactattaatataataaacataatataacaaAACCACACTCTTTGAATTAACGCACATACATTTTCAACCAAAAACTTCATGTTAATGTCTTAATTTAAATCTCAAGAGGTCAACATTGAGTTCACTGTTGTAATTAATCTTGTAAGTGAACCAGAGAATGCAACCATTACGGTGTAATCTAAAGTGACTCGTTTAAAACCTTTAAACACATAAAGTGCTTAAATGTTTAAACGGTTTAttcgtgtacacacacacacgcaaacacacatccaaacacacacgCAACCATCCACTATTGGCTTCATCATTAAACCACCCTACTCAAGTTAGCTGAGACAAATGGCTTCTTTTCTTCCTCTGCTTCTGTCTCAGTTGTACTAAAGTAGGCGTACGTACCATCAGGGGCCTCGCTCAAAGCTTTACCGGACATCTCACGCTCCCCGACCAGCCAAACATAGCCTGAGCCTGTCATGTTGAGGAAGCGCGCTGTTTTGTACACGGCGGCTGCATCTTCCTCGCTAAAGGCAGACAGACAGGTTTACAACCGCTGACAGAAATATGAGAAGATGCACTGATGTATGAAATTGTTTTGTAAACCCATTGAGACTTTTTTTAGTGTCATTTATTTCAGAGCTGTCTAAGGCCTGTCCTGCTTAAAAAAGGCCAGCTGGTTTATTACTAGTACTaccaaaactattaaaaataacctttacattttaaaagtcttgaTTGGTAAGTTGGTTATTTCATAGGTTCGTATAAATTTAGCTAAAAAAATCTTGGAGTGATGAACTTGCATTGTAAGTTCAATAAATGGGGACAAGgttttgcataaattaaaatgtaatgctcCGGATTTTATAAAAGATTAAATTTATTAAACCTTATGCATTAC
The sequence above is drawn from the Danio aesculapii chromosome 21, fDanAes4.1, whole genome shotgun sequence genome and encodes:
- the grin1a gene encoding glutamate receptor ionotropic, NMDA 1a isoform X1 yields the protein MRLLLLAALFSCSCVRGGCEPKIVNIGAVLSQKRYEQVFKDAVTQANQVYGRDKFKLTAISVTHKANAIQMALSVCEDLISSQVYAILVSHPPQSNDHLTPTPVSYTAGFYRIPVVGLTTRMSIYSDKSIHLSFLRTVPPYSHQAHVWFDMMREFRWNHIILIVSDDHEGRAAQKRLETLLEERETKNKKRNYENQDQLSYDNKRGPKAEKVLQFNQETNLTALLLEAKELEARVIILSASEEDAAAVYKTARFLNMTGSGYVWLVGEREMSGKALSEAPDGLIGLQLINGKNESAHISDAVAVVAQSIQELFEKENITEPPRGCVGNTNIWKTGPLFKRVLMSSKYPEGLTGRVEFNDDGDRKYAHYSILNYQKSRLIQVGIYNGTQVVMNKQRKIIWPGGETERPRGFQMSTRLKIVTIHQEPFVYVKPTTLEGTCKEEYTPNGVLIKKVICTGPNETIPGRPIVPQCCYGFCIDLLIKLALTMNFTYEVHLVADGKFGTQERVNNSNKKEWNGMMGELLGGLADMIVAPLTINNERAQYIEFSKPFKYQGLTILVKKEIPRSTLDSFMQPFQSTLWLLVGLSVHVVAVMLYLLDRFSPFGRFKVNSEEEEEDALTLSSAMWFSWGVLLNSGIGEGAPRSFSARILGMVWAGFAMIIVASYTANLAAFLVLDRPEERITGINDPRLRNPSDKFIYATVKQSSVDIYFRRQVELSTMYRHMEKHNYESAAEAIQAVRDNKLHAFIWDSAVLEFEASQKCDLVTTGELFFRSGFGIGMRKDSPWKQNVSLAILSSHENGFMEDLDKTWVRYQECDSRSNAPATLTFENMAGVFMLVAGGIAAGIFLIFIEIAYKRHKDARRKQMQLAFAAVNVWRKNLQDNKESSGSQAVGAAGTPSLPSSSVETQDDRKSGRADSDPKKKPSFRSISTTLASSIKRRRSSKDTQYPPTDITGQLNLSDPSVSTVV
- the grin1a gene encoding glutamate receptor ionotropic, NMDA 1a isoform X2, with protein sequence MRLLLLAALFSCSCVRGGCEPKIVNIGAVLSQKRYEQVFKDAVTQANQVYGRDKFKLTAISVTHKANAIQMALSVCEDLISSQVYAILVSHPPQSNDHLTPTPVSYTAGFYRIPVVGLTTRMSIYSDKSIHLSFLRTVPPYSHQAHVWFDMMREFRWNHIILIVSDDHEGRAAQKRLETLLEERETKNKKRNYENQDQLSYDNKRGPKAEKVLQFNQETNLTALLLEAKELEARVIILSASEEDAAAVYKTARFLNMTGSGYVWLVGEREMSGKALSEAPDGLIGLQLINGKNESAHISDAVAVVAQSIQELFEKENITEPPRGCVGNTNIWKTGPLFKRVLMSSKYPEGLTGRVEFNDDGDRKYAHYSILNYQKSRLIQVGIYNGTQVVMNKQRKIIWPGGETERPRGFQMSTRLKIVTIHQEPFVYVKPTTLEGTCKEEYTPNGVLIKKVICTGPNETIPGRPIVPQCCYGFCIDLLIKLALTMNFTYEVHLVADGKFGTQERVNNSNKKEWNGMMGELLGGLADMIVAPLTINNERAQYIEFSKPFKYQGLTILVKKEIPRSTLDSFMQPFQSTLWLLVGLSVHVVAVMLYLLDRFSPFGRFKVNSEEEEEDALTLSSAMWFSWGVLLNSGIGEGAPRSFSARILGMVWAGFAMIIVASYTANLAAFLVLDRPEERITGINDPRLRNPSDKFIYATVKQSSVDIYFRRQVELSTMYRHMEKHNYESAAEAIQAVRDNKLHAFIWDSAVLEFEASQKCDLVTTGELFFRSGFGIGMRKDSPWKQNVSLAILSSHENGFMEDLDKTWVRYQECDSRSNAPATLTFENMAGVFMLVAGGIAAGIFLIFIEIAYKRHKDARRKQMQLAFAAVNVWRKNLQPSSSVETQDDRKSGRADSDPKKKPSFRSISTTLASSIKRRRSSKDTQYPPTDITGQLNLSDPSVSTVV
- the grin1a gene encoding glutamate receptor ionotropic, NMDA 1a isoform X3, with the translated sequence MRLLLLAALFSCSCVRGGCEPKIVNIGAVLSQKRYEQVFKDAVTQANQVYGRDKFKLTAISVTHKANAIQMALSVCEDLISSQVYAILVSHPPQSNDHLTPTPVSYTAGFYRIPVVGLTTRMSIYSDKSIHLSFLRTVPPYSHQAHVWFDMMREFRWNHIILIVSDDHEGRAAQKRLETLLEERETKAEKVLQFNQETNLTALLLEAKELEARVIILSASEEDAAAVYKTARFLNMTGSGYVWLVGEREMSGKALSEAPDGLIGLQLINGKNESAHISDAVAVVAQSIQELFEKENITEPPRGCVGNTNIWKTGPLFKRVLMSSKYPEGLTGRVEFNDDGDRKYAHYSILNYQKSRLIQVGIYNGTQVVMNKQRKIIWPGGETERPRGFQMSTRLKIVTIHQEPFVYVKPTTLEGTCKEEYTPNGVLIKKVICTGPNETIPGRPIVPQCCYGFCIDLLIKLALTMNFTYEVHLVADGKFGTQERVNNSNKKEWNGMMGELLGGLADMIVAPLTINNERAQYIEFSKPFKYQGLTILVKKEIPRSTLDSFMQPFQSTLWLLVGLSVHVVAVMLYLLDRFSPFGRFKVNSEEEEEDALTLSSAMWFSWGVLLNSGIGEGAPRSFSARILGMVWAGFAMIIVASYTANLAAFLVLDRPEERITGINDPRLRNPSDKFIYATVKQSSVDIYFRRQVELSTMYRHMEKHNYESAAEAIQAVRDNKLHAFIWDSAVLEFEASQKCDLVTTGELFFRSGFGIGMRKDSPWKQNVSLAILSSHENGFMEDLDKTWVRYQECDSRSNAPATLTFENMAGVFMLVAGGIAAGIFLIFIEIAYKRHKDARRKQMQLAFAAVNVWRKNLQDNKESSGSQAVGAAGTPSLPSSSVETQDDRKSGRADSDPKKKPSFRSISTTLASSIKRRRSSKDTQYPPTDITGQLNLSDPSVSTVV
- the grin1a gene encoding glutamate receptor ionotropic, NMDA 1a isoform X5, which gives rise to MRLLLLAALFSCSCVRGGCEPKIVNIGAVLSQKRYEQVFKDAVTQANQVYGRDKFKLTAISVTHKANAIQMALSVCEDLISSQVYAILVSHPPQSNDHLTPTPVSYTAGFYRIPVVGLTTRMSIYSDKSIHLSFLRTVPPYSHQAHVWFDMMREFRWNHIILIVSDDHEGRAAQKRLETLLEERETKNKKRNYENQDQLSYDNKRGPKAEKVLQFNQETNLTALLLEAKELEARVIILSASEEDAAAVYKTARFLNMTGSGYVWLVGEREMSGKALSEAPDGLIGLQLINGKNESAHISDAVAVVAQSIQELFEKENITEPPRGCVGNTNIWKTGPLFKRVLMSSKYPEGLTGRVEFNDDGDRKYAHYSILNYQKSRLIQVGIYNGTQVVMNKQRKIIWPGGETERPRGFQMSTRLKIVTIHQEPFVYVKPTTLEGTCKEEYTPNGVLIKKVICTGPNETIPGRPIVPQCCYGFCIDLLIKLALTMNFTYEVHLVADGKFGTQERVNNSNKKEWNGMMGELLGGLADMIVAPLTINNERAQYIEFSKPFKYQGLTILVKKEIPRSTLDSFMQPFQSTLWLLVGLSVHVVAVMLYLLDRFSPFGRFKVNSEEEEEDALTLSSAMWFSWGVLLNSGIGEGAPRSFSARILGMVWAGFAMIIVASYTANLAAFLVLDRPEERITGINDPRLRNPSDKFIYATVKQSSVDIYFRRQVELSTMYRHMEKHNYESAAEAIQAVRDNKLHAFIWDSAVLEFEASQKCDLVTTGELFFRSGFGIGMRKDSPWKQNVSLAILSSHENGFMEDLDKTWVRYQECDSRSNAPATLTFENMAGVFMLVAGGIAAGIFLIFIEIAYKRHKDARRKQMQLAFAAVNVWRKNLQPSSSVETQDQYPPTDITGQLNLSDPSVSTVV